One Zeugodacus cucurbitae isolate PBARC_wt_2022May chromosome 3, idZeuCucr1.2, whole genome shotgun sequence genomic region harbors:
- the LOC105218208 gene encoding PIH1 domain-containing protein 1 produces MSRPKNFLDTDESLLEKNLKFVKNEVEEELNHYFSGTQASDPSTESLAPPREYKVVQPKPGICIKSFKTNTNDKFFINVCQTDEIPPPEDITEEQLADILQSEVPSSFRIPMSISDPRITKDKSNNSVDVCDIAVNPNFFVKIQKSLLFKDFFLALIAEALNDKYNVQIKVEKSIILQNRKFIGTLVRHRVRNNDVKTVLNSYKQPTEADKRKLDELERLGGGKNAPLVQEIDTNELNVLKQKSEQLKQNSSKIKEAISLACSTVPEFKLRAKLSEEEVEEIQAEFYLPKCLSSNEITLDIGEDRILLESMKHGYMFDKFVNYRLNQERARAIFDKTNKMLQVRIPVYPVH; encoded by the exons aTGTCTCGTCCGAAAAACTTTTTAGATACCGATGAAAGTTTACttgaaaaaaatctgaaatttgtTAAA AATGAAGTGGAAGAAGAACTAAATCATTACTTTTCCGGCACGCAAGCTAGTGATCCATCAACTGAATCGCTAGCTCCTCCACGTGAATATAAAGTTGTTCAGCCAAAACCAG GCATTTGCatcaaaagttttaaaacaaatacgaATGATAAATTTTTCATCAATGTTTGTCAAACTGATGAGATACCGCCACCGGAGGACATTACCGAAGAGCAGTTGGCTGACATTTTGCAGTCGGAAGTGCCAAGCTCTTTCCGTATACCCATGAGCATATCCGATCCGCGCATAACGAAGGATAAATCAAATAATTCAGTAGATGTATGCGATATTGCGGTAAATCCCAACTTCTTTGTCAAAATCCAAaaatctttattatttaaagactttttccTGGCACTAATTGCCGAGGCTCTGAATGATAAATATAATGTGCAAATAAAAGTCGAGAAATCAATAATATTGCAAAATAGAAAGTTCATCGGCACACTGGTGCGACATCGTGTACGCAATAACGATGTAAAAACTGTTTTAAACTCATATAAACAACCAACTGAGGCGGACAAAAGAAAATTGGATGAACTTGAAAGACTTGGTGGCGGTAAGAATGCGCCATTGGTGCAGGAGATTGATACAAATGAGTTAAATGTGCTGAAACAGAAATCCGAACAATTAAAGCAGAATTCGTCCAAGATTAAAGAAGCAATATCGCTAGCTTGCTCTACAGTACCGGAGTTTAAGTTAAGAGCGAAATTGAGCGAAGAGGAGGTTGAAGAAATACAGGCGGAGTTCTATCTACCAAAATGT TTGTCTTCGAATGAAATCACTCTGGATATCGGAGAAGATCGCATTTTGTTGGAATCAATGAAGCATGGTTATATGTTTgataaatttgttaattatcGTTTGAATCAAGAACGTGCCCGTGCAATTTTCGACAAAACCAATAAA ATGCTGCAAGTCCGTATTCCTGTATATCCAGTGCATTAA
- the LOC105218205 gene encoding protein D3, which yields MLLNRLVNQGRVFASPSVRQLFRRQHENVTLRSFLTFTLQPAAVKRHILVPELENSFAKHSIRKYSSAKLAMEEHCVVPDVISCVPQEVVTVCYPSGSSVEQGNVLTPTLVKDQPTVTWKADPNALYTLCMTDPDAPSRADPKYREWHHWLVGNIPGCDVSKGEVLSAYIGSGPPQGTGLHRYVFLVYKQSCKLTFDEKRLPNNSGDDRGGFKIAAFAKKYNLGDPVAGNFYQAEFDDYVPILYKQLGA from the exons ATGTTGCTCAATCGTTTAGTCAATCAAGGTAGGGTATTTGCCTCCCCGTCCGTACGTCAGCTCTTTCGCCGACAACATGAAAATGTCACCCTGCGTTCGTTTTTGACATTTACCTTACAACCGGCAGCTGTCAAACGACACATTTTGGTGCCTGAACTGGAAAATTCTTTCGCAAAACATTCGATACGCAAATATTCATCGGCAAAATTAGCAATGGAGGAACATTGTGTGGTCCCTGATGTTATTTCGTGCGTTCCACAAGAAGTGGTAACGGTTTGTTATCCAAGTGGTTCGTCTGTAGAACAAGGAAATGTTCTCACGCCAACTTTGGTAAAGGATCAACCCACCGTCACTTGGAAGGCCGATCCTAATGCATTATATACATTGTGCATGACAGATCCAGATGCACCTAGCCGTGCCGATCCTAAATATCGTGAATGGCATCATTGGTTGGTAGGCAACATTCCTGGATGTGATGTTTCCAAAGGAGAG GTCTTATCAGCTTATATTGGTTCGGGTCCACCACAAGGAACTGGTTTGCATCGTTATGTTTTCTTGGTTTACAAACAAAGTTGCAAGTTGACATTTGATGAGAAACGTTTACCAAACAACAGTGGCGATGACCGCGGGGGTTTCAAGATTGCTGCATTTGCCAAAAAGTATAATCTTGGTGATCCTGTTGCTGGCAACTTCTATCAAGCTGAGTTTGATGATTATGTACCCATTTTATACAAGCAATTGGGCGCATAA
- the LOC105218204 gene encoding inosine triphosphate pyrophosphatase, whose protein sequence is MSKPITFVTGNAKKLEELVAILGEKFPRKVVSRKIDLPELQGEIDEIAVKKCKEAAKQVDGPVLVEDTCLCFDALEGLPGPYIKWFLEKLQPEGLYRMLAGWDNKSAKAICTLSFAESADSEPIIFQGVTEGSIVEPRGCRDFGWDPIFKPKGYDLTYAEMPKDEKNKISHRYRALAALQEYFNAEK, encoded by the exons ATGTCGAAACCAATTACTTTTGTTACCGGCAATGCCAAAAAATTGGAAGAACTTGTAGCGATACTAGGCGAAAAGTTTCCACGCAAAGTGGTGAGCAGAAAAATAGATCTTCCAGAATTACAAGGTGAGATCGATGAAATCGCTGTGAAGAAATGTAAAGAAGCGGCAAAGCAAGTTGATGGGCCAGTGCTAGTTGAGGACACGTGCTTATGTTTCGATGCTTTGGAAGGATTACCAG gACCCTACATAAAAtggtttttggaaaaattacaaCCTGAAGGATTATATCGTATGTTAGCAGGATGGGATAACAAAAGTGCCAAAGCAATATGTACCTTGAGTTTTGCTGAGAGTGCCGACAGTGAACCAATAATTTTTCAAGGGGTAACGGAAGGTAGTATAGTTGAGCCACGAGGTTGTCGTGATTTTGGTTGGGACCCCATTTTCAAACCCAAAGGCTACGATCTAACCTATGCAGAAATGCCAAAGGACGAAAAGAATAAAATCTCCCATCGTTATAGAGCATTAGCAGCACTACAAGAatatttcaatgcagagaaataa
- the LOC105218203 gene encoding mannose-P-dolichol utilization defect 1 protein homolog has translation MTEAIKTVLSYFLSEECIETYLVFHDFTDGACFKSLLSKCLGYAIIAGSILVKIPQVLKLIKNKSGEGINLISVLLDLTAITSHMSYNYVKGYPFSAWGDNTFLALQTAAIAALVLFYGGSKGLSLIFCIIYTLAVYVLNSGLTPINILLVAQAFNIPILLLGKLSQAWTNYKNSSTGQLSAATVFLLFAGSLARIFTSAQETGDSMIIATFCASTFANGVVATQMLYYWNKPGKSKKINAGKTSTKPVSAPKKGKSKKID, from the exons ATGACTGAAGCAATAAAAACAGTTTTAAGCTATTTTCTCTCCGAGGAATGCATTGAAACGTACTTGGTTTTCCATGATTTCACCGATG GTGCATGTTTTAAATCCCTCTTGAGCAAATGTCTTGGCTATGCAATCATTGCTGGATCTATTCTAGTCAAAATACCACAAGTTTTGAAATTGATCAAAAATAAGTCTGGTGAAGGAATTAATCTGATAAGTGTACTTTTGGATCTTACAGCCATTACATCGCATATGTCGTACAACTATGTTAAGGGTTATCCATTCAGTGCTTGGGGAGATAATACATTTTTGGCCCTGCAAACAGCTGCTATTGCTGCTTTAGTTCTTTTCTATGGTGGTTCAAAAGGATTGTCTTTGATTTTCTGTATTATTTACACACTGGCGGTGTACGTTCTTAATAGTGGTTTAACTCCAATCAACATATTGCTGGTGGCACAAGCGTTTAACATACCTATCCTACTTCTGGGCAAACTTTCACAGGCATggacaaattacaaaaatagttCAACCGGTCAGTTGTCTGCAGCGACTGTTTTCTTGTTGTTTGCTGGTTCATTAGCGCGCATATTTACTTCTGCACAAGAGACTGGAGATTCCATGATAATTGCAACATTCTGTGCATCTACATTTGCAAATGGTGTGGTTGCTACCCAAATGTTGTACTACTGGAACAAACCAGGCAAGAGTAAGAAGATCAATGCTGGAAAGACATCAACAAAACCTGTATCTGCACCCAAAAAgggtaaaagcaaaaaaattgacTAG
- the LOC105218202 gene encoding GDP-mannose 4,6 dehydratase, producing MSSNTEASGSQQTSEPIEKKENGSGDCRKIALITGITGQDGSYLAEFLLKKNYEVHGIIRRASTFNTSRIEHLYANPVAHQGGKMKLHYGDMTDSSSLVKIISMVKPTEIYNLAAQSHVKVSFDLSEYTAEVDAVGTLRILDAVRTCGMEKNVRFYQASTSELYGKVVETPQNEKTPFYPRSPYACAKMYGFWIVINYREAYDMFACNGILFNHESPRRGENFVTRKITRSVAKIFHQQLESFELGNLDSKRDWGHAMDYVEAMWMMLQLEKPADFVIATGETHSVREFVEESFKFIGREIVWQGEGVNEVGIEKDTDIVRVRINPKYFRPTEVDLLQGDSSKARRELKWAPKVTFKELIKDMMEADIELMKRNPIA from the exons ATGTCATCTAATACCGAAGCAAGCGGCTCACAACAAACAAGCGAACCaattgaaaagaaagaaaatggaAGTGGCGATTGCAGGAAAATTGCTTTGATAACCGGCATTACTGGGCAG gACGGTTCGTATTTGGCTGAGTTTCTATTAAAGAAAAACTATGAGGTCCATGGCATTATTCGCCGTGCCAGTACGTTCAACACCTCTCGCATTGAGCATCTTTATGCCAATCCTGTAGCACATCAAGGTGGGAAAATGAAACTACATTATGGTGACATGACAGACAGTAGCAGTTTGGTGAAGATCATCAGCATGGTAAAGCCAACAGAAATCTACAATTTAGCTGCACAATCACACGTAAAAGTGTCCTTCGATTTGAGCGAATATACTGCCGAAGTGGACGCTGTGGGCACATTACGTATACTCGATGCGGTTCGTACATGCGGTATGGAGAAAAATGTCCGTTTCTATCAGGCTTCTACATCGGAGTTGTACGGAAAGGTGGTGGAGACACCACAAAACGAGAAAACACCGTTCTACCCACGTTCACCTTACG CGTGCGCTAAGATGTATGGCTTTTGGATTGTCATTAACTACCGCGAAGCATATGATATGTTTGCCTGCAATGGCATATTATTCAATCATGAATCACCACGTCGTGGTGAAAATTTCGTGACACGTAAAATTACACGCTCGGTAGCGAAAATATTTCATCAACAATTGGAATCATTCGAATTGGGTAATCTCGACTCGAAACGTGATTGGGGACACGCCATGGATTATGTGGAGGCCATGTGGATGATGTTGCAATTAGAAAAACCTGCGGATTTTGTTATCGCTACCGGTGAAACGCACAGCGTTCGTGAATTCGTGGAAGAGTCTTTCAAATTCATTGGACGAGAAATTGTTTGGCAAGGAGAAGGCGTCAACGAAGTGGGTATCGAAAAGGATACCGACATTGTGCGTGTGCGTATTAATCCCAAGTATTTCCGTCCAACCGAAGTGGACTTGTTACAAGGCGATTCGAGTAAAGCACGACGAGAACTTAAATGGGCACCTAAAGTTACATTTAAAGAATTAATTAAGGATATGATGGAGGCCGATATTGAGCTTATGAAGAGGAATCCAATTGCCTAA